The genomic DNA AACATTAATGTGGTATGAATCCTGTTTGACTTTGAGGAATATTAGGAGAAATCCCTCAGAAAGGCAACACATAAGCTTTTACATAAAACATATGAGCTATAGTTCACGAGGCTGAGAAATTATATTTTCATGTAAGACTAGAGccaaggccactaaaatgtactAATTAAGCCATCATTTGAAGCTAATTATCATGAAGCATTATGCTCTTTGAAATCTAGAAGACACAATATATACATTTCAAATAGTCATTAATAATGCAATGTTTCACCCAGTTCTAAAAACATTAACAGCCGAACTACAATTCATTGTTTGATCACACTGAAATAACCAGAAGCTAGTTGTGTGACAAAATACCATTAACATGCTTATTGAGGGCCAGAAGGGATCAACAAATTTGAATAGTATTGTTCCCTAAAAGCAATGCATGCAACGGCTTTGAAGTAATGTGCTGTACAAACCAAGGTTCAATTAGGTTGCTTAAACTCCAAGGGAGGGTTCTACACTATATACAATGCATCACAGAATTACATATTAGAACTAATTTGATAGGATCCCTGTGCAGTGCATAGCCTTTACCCATACGTTTGTATTAGATTCTTCAACCCCGGTTGGCATTCAGGTGGATTCAATAtactgaacattgcagatagaaatgcaaGGAATAGAGCTAACTTGACTCCTTACTCTATACATGTCAGAGAAGCATGTCTATTCTATGCAATATAGTTCTATTAACAGGGCCCTCGATCATGGTGGTAGAGCTAATCACTTGTCAATATCAGAGTCTCTGTCAGTCTCCCTCGTTGGCTACATGATGGACTGCCCCTCCTCACTCCCTGAACACATTTCAACCACTGGGGCAAGGCCCCCATTTAACATGACATGATTAAGACATGGAGGAAGGAAGGATTGTGAGTGGGAAGGTGTGTGTGGGGAATGGGTTAGACTTAGagatgtgtaagtgtgtgtagcAGGTTAGAGCTTACCATTGTCACCCACCACCCTACTTCCTCATTCTCATACCAGTCAGATCCCAATTCATTCGCTGGGAAGAACTCTTCCCCATCAAGCCAATCATCTGAGAGGAGTAGAAGAAGAGCGAGTGGGCGGCTTCATCTGATTCAGTCAAATACTAATGTGGAATGTATCACCCAGTATACAGATATACCATCCCCACCTCTCCAAGCCTCCTCTCTccaacctctcccctctccaaccttcccctctctccaaccTCCCCAACCTCTCCAAGCCTACTCTCTCCAACCTCCCCGTCTCTtcaacctccccgtctctccaaTCTCCCAAAGCCCCCTCTCTCAAAGCATCCTCTCtccaacctccccctctctccaaccTTCCCAACCTCCCTgcctctccaacctctccaaGCCTACTCTCTccaacctccccgtctctccaaCCTCGCCATCTCTCCAATCTCCCAAAGCCTCCTCTCTCAAAGCATCATCTCTGCAACCTCCCCctttctcaacccctctctctccaacccccctcCACTCTCCAAGCCTCCTCTCTCCAAGCCTCCTCTCTCCAAGCCTCCTCTCTCAAAGCATCATCTCCGcaacctccccctttctccaaccccctctctccaaccccctccacTCTCCAAGCCTCCGCTCTCCAAGCCTCCGCTCTCCAAGCCTCCGCTCTCCAAGCCTCCGCTCTCCAAGCCTCCGCTCTCCAAGCCTCCTCTCTCCAAGCCTCCTCTCTCCAAGCCTCCGCTCTCCAAGCCTCCGCTCTCCAAGCCTCCGCTCTCCAAGCCTCCTCTCTCCAAGCCTCCGCTCTCCAAGCCTCCGCTCTCCAAGCCTCCGCTCTCCAAGCCTCCGCTCTCCAAGCCTCCTCTCTCCAAGCCTCCGCTCTCCAAGCCTCCGCTCTCCAAGCCTCCGCTCTCCAAGCCTCCGCTCTCCAAGCCTCCTCTCCAAGCCTCCGCTCTCCAAGCCTCCGCTCTCCAAGCCTCCGCTCTCCAAGCCTCCTCTCCAAGCCTCCGCTCTCCAAGCCTCCGCTCTCCAAGCCTCCTCTCTCCAAGCCTCCGCTCTCCAAGCCTCCGCTCTCCAAGCCTCCGCTCTCCAAGCCTCCTCTCTCCAAGCCTCCGCTCTCCATGCCTCCACTCTCCATGCCTCCGCTCTCCATGCCTCCGCTCATCTCTAAGCAGACCATCAAGCCATTGTAAAACTGACAGCCATaggctgcatttagacaggcagccaaattctgatgttttttttcactaaattggtattttgaccaatgaGATCAGCCATTGTAAAACTGAGCGCCATAATGTTCCGGAGCCGTAGGGGCTCATTAGGATGTATAAACCTACACAGCACCTTCATTCATATTCTCCATAAACTGCCGGGgctagatatatatattttttgcctgCCTTGTGACAGGGAGGGTGGACAATAAACCTGCAATAATATTCATGCCACAAGATTGATTTGCAAAATATACTCAGCAAAAGAATAAAAGTCCTCTCACTGACAACTGCATTTATTTagagcaaacttaacatgtgtaaatatttgtatgaacataacaagattcaacaaccgagacataaactgaacaagttacacagacatgtgactaacagaaatggaataatgtgtccctgaacaaagggggggtgtcaaaatcaaaagtaacagtcagtatctggtgtggccaccagctgcattaagtactgcagagcatctcctcctcatggactgcaccagatttgccagttcttgctgtgagatgttaccccactcctcaaacaaaggcacctgcaagttcccgtacatttctgggggggggaatggcccttgccctcaccctccgatccaacaggtcccagacgtgctcgatccgggctcttcgctggccatggcagaacactgacattcctgttttgcaggaaattacgcacagaacgagcagtatggctggtagcattgtcatgctggaggatcatgtcaggatgagcctgcaggaagtgtaccacatgagggaggaggatgtctttcctgtaacgcacagcgttgagattacctgcaatgaaaacaagctcagttcgatgatgctgtgacacaccgcctcagaccatgacggaccctccacctccaaatcgatcccgctccagagtacaggcctcggtgtgaATCTGAATAAGTCAGGGCTTTgactgtgtatatgtatataaatggcggtgaatgaatgaatggaagtGTCAaagatctacagtaccagtcaaaagtttggacacacctactcattcaagggtttttctttattttttttactattttctacattgtagaataatagtgaagacatcaatactatgaaatagcacatatggaatcatgttgtaacctaaaaagtgttaaatcaaaatacattttatatttgagattcttcacagtagccaccctttgccttgatgacagctttacacactcttggcattctctcagccagcttcatgaggtagtcacgtggaatgcattttaatcaacaggtgtgccttgttaaaagttcatttgtgaccAGTTCCGGGAAACTAGGCGTAGGTTGCAGGTCACTAcctcacaggagagccgtttaaACGTAATCCCTTCTCAAATATGTGAACTCCCATGTGCCTTAATAAGAAACTCGTAGgccatcgataaatacaaatacaattgttaaattacgagcctagttaaTGTATCAaaagaaaaagtcagcaaccttcccgctagacatgattggctgagataatgagtgggctggacatgccaagatgAGTATAGCACGcctctgtctatttgagctggtcaataagtctaggtaatcctgtctaacaaggcttttttattttttattgtgtatTAAGTGTTggtctccactttctggaggaccgagttttgaaatcagtgaaaTTCGactatgatagctaaggagatagagaaaacacctgtctccggattacatcttcaaactaaaggCAAACATGGCATCCGACAGGAGACGCAGagtaacctctgctgcagaggataggttcattagatttaactgcacctcagattgcaatccaaataaatgcttcacagaattcaagtaacagacacatctcaacatcaactgttctgaggagactgcatgaatcaggctttcatggtcgaattgctgcaaagaaaccactactaaaggacaccaatatgaagaagagacttgcttggctcAAGAAACACGAGCGGTGGAAATCTGTCGTTTGGTCTGAagtccaaccgccgtgtctttgtgagacgaagtgtaggtgaacggattaaaTATACGTGTGTagttcccactgtaaagcatggaggaggtggtatgatggtgtgtgggtgctttgctggtgacactgtctgtgatttatttagaattcgaggctcacttaaccagcatgtctaccacagcattctgcagcaacacaccatcccatctggtttgggcttagtgggactatcatttgtttttcaacaggacaataacccaacacacatccaggctgtgtaacggctatttgaccaagaagaagagtgatggagtgctgcatcagatgacctggcctccacaatcacccgacctcaacccaattgagatggtttgggatgagttggaccgcagagtgaaggaaaagcagctaacaagtgctcagcatatgtgagaactccttcaagactgttggaaaagcattccaggtgaagctggttgagagaatgccaagagtgtgcaaagctgtcatcaaggcaaagggtggctactttgaagaatctcaaatataacatatattttgatttgattaacactttttaggttactacttgattccatatgtttaatttcatagtttttaatGACTAGGTGCGTACAGACTTTTGACGAGTACTGTATATGAAAATGTTTGTTGGGGTACATATTCAGTACAGTAACCATTTTCCTCCCCTACTTATATTTTTGGACTGTACAATCTGCAAAATAGGATTTGATACTGATTACAATGAGCAAAGGAAAAAGTGTTCCTGGTATTTCACcctgggcagagagggagagatagagtgagggctgggggttaagagagagagagagagagagagagagagagtgaacaacAGATGGCGAGAAAGAGACACaaaggtaatgacagaggtggagagagaacgGGCGAATGAAAACCGTGAGAGAGCAAGAAATTATTGCTATGATGATATAACTCGGAGAATGATTCATTTCTCTCCACCGTGCAAAGTTCAATATGTGAATTCCACAGAAGCTCTGAGTAGCATCAGAAGCAGCAGTCAGAATTACAGGGCCCACGGTGCTCTCAGAATCTGATTTCCAGAGTCAAAACAGGCCCAGAAGATCACACCTCTTATCTCTCACATACCTACAGTGTATTGAAGCTCCCGTAAATTCTACCTTCTCTGAATCCAAATCTGTTTGTTCAACTTACAGCTAACTAGGTCACTAACATGATAGTTGacagtggtgtgtttgtgtgtctatgctttgtgtgctttgtgtgctttgtgtgctttgtgtgctttgtgtgctttgtgtgctttgtgtgctttgtgtgagtgagtgagtgagtgagtgagtgagtgagtgagtgagtgagtgagtgagtgagtgtgtgagtgagtgagagacagagagagtgagagcgatcATATTCTAAATGAAATGATGAAACATAAAGAACACatattccaattggctatacttaaactctttacaTCATCTGCAGCTCTGGCATCTTACCCAATATtttgaaccaaggactgatcaccccaatccacaaaagtgtagacaaatttgaccccaataattaATATGGAATCTGCGTCAACAGCATTCTCGGAAAAATCATCTGCAGTATCATCAACATCAGACTCCaccatttcctcagtgaaaacaatgtcctgAACAAATTTCAAATTGGCTTCTTACCAACATACCATACGACAGGCCACGTAGATACACCCTTATTGACAAACAAACTAAACAAAagcagtcttctcatgctttgtcgATTTCATGAGGGTCTGcgatacaaattgatggaaagcgtattacatattacattacaAAATCTATGTACAcaaagtgtgcagttaaaattggcaataaACACAGATTTATTTTctcagggccgtggggtgagacagggatgcagcttgaacctaatcaaaatgcatttgtcatgggcggcagggtagccggcagggtcggcagggtagcctagtggttagagcgttggactagtaaccggaaggttgcaagctcaaacccccgagctgacaaggtacaaatatgtcattctgcccccgaacaggcagttaacccactgttcctaggccgtcattgaaaataagaatttgttcttaactgacatgcctagttaaataaagaaaaacatttattaaatgCAATTAAGTaagcatttgacaaatacaatttgatttgattcaagctgcatccctgtctcaccccacaatgcagagagaggaaataatagaaataatagaaatgtatttaaaaataaatacacaatgagtgacGATAACTTGacccccaccctcttcaacatatactgTTTATAAATGAATtagcgagggcactagaacagtctgcagcacccggcctaaCCCTACCGGAGTAgccaggacaacaaatacaaattctatctagacactgttgccctagagcacacaaagaaCTATacctacctcagcctaaacattaACACCGCAGGACACTTTCACGAGGCTGTGAACAATCTTAgggacaaggcaagaagggcaatATAcgacatcaaaaggaacatagaacTCAACATCCCAATTAGTATCTGGCTAGAAATACTAAATAAATCAGATGTAGAACCCATTGCtctctatggttgtgaggtctggggttcgctcaccaaccaagaatacacaaaatgggacaaacactcaATTTAGACTGCATGCTGAATTCTGCCCCAAAAAATACTTGTGTACAACACAAAAcaccaaacaatgcatgcagagtCAAATTAGGACTATACCCTctagttatcaaaatccagaaaagatctgttaaattctacaaccacctacaAAAAAAGCTATGCCCACAcattccaccacaaagccctcacctacagagagattaacctagagaagagtccccttagCCAGCTGGTTCTGGAGCTCTGTTCACAAATACAAACAGACTCCACAGAGCCCGGGGCAGCAAcaaaattagacccaaccaaattatgagaaagcaAAGAGATtacttgacacactggaaagaattaAACAAAGAAAACGGAGCGAATTGGAATGCTATCTggcactaaacagagagtacacagtggcagaattccTGACCACTGTGCCTGAACCAAAATTAAGAAAATCATTgactgtacagactcagtgagcatagccttgctattgagagaccaccataggcagacctggctcttgagaaaagacaggctatgtactcactgcccacaaaatgaggtggaaactgagctacacttccttacctcctgccaaatgtatctATAATGACAGCATTggagatacatatttcccacagttcacacagacccacaaataatttgaaaacaaagcaaaacattgataaactcccatatacgTTAGGCGAAGTACTGCAGTGTGCAATCACATCGGCAAGATTTGTGACCCCGTTGCCATGAgtaaagggcaaccagtggagcagAAACATTGTAAATGCCACCAATATTTATCTTCCCCTACTATTCGTactacaactatttgcacattgctaaaacactgtacatacagtgccttcagaaagtattcacaccccttggcttgttccacattttgttgcattacagcctgacGTTATAATGGATTCAATTTAAATGTTACTTTgtcccaataccccataacgtcaaagtggaattatgtttttagaaatgcatttaaaaacaaaaagctGACATGTCTAgcatcaataagtattcaaaccctttgttatggcaagtctaaataagttgaggagtaaaaatgtgcttaacatgtcagataataatttgcatgaactcactctgtgtgcaataatagtggttaacatgatttttgaatgccTACTGTACCttttctctgtaccccacacatacaattatctgtaaggtccctcagtggaGCAGTGAtttttcaaacagattcaaccacagggaccagggaggttttccaatgcctcaaaaAGAAGGCCACCTaagcaaacattgaatatccctttgagccttgtgaagttattaatttggatggtgtatcaatacacccagtcactacaaagatacaggggtCCTTCAtgactcagttgccagagaggaaggaaaccgctcagtgatttgaccatgaggccaatgttgactttaaaacagtttaaaggctgtgataggagaaagctGAATATTACTAGttagtccacaatactaacctaaaggacagcgtgaaaagaaggaagcctgtactgaataaaaatattccaaaacatccatcctgtttgcaacaaggcactaaggtaaaactgctaaaaatgtggcaaagaaatgtactttatgtcctgaatacaaagtgttctgTTTGGGGTAAATctaacaacacatcactgagtaccacgctTCATGTTTTCAAGCATGATTGTGGCTGcataatgttatgggtatgtttgtcatcggcaaggactaaggagtgtttttaggataaaaataaacagaatagagctaagcacaggcaaactcctagaggaaaacctggttcagtttgctttccaatAGATGCCGGGAGACaatttcacctttcagcaggacaataacttaaaacaaaaGGCccaatatacactggagttgcttaccaagacaacattgaatgtagtggcctagttaaagttgacttaaatctgcttgaaaatctctGGCAAAtcctgaaaatgtctgtctagcaatgatcccattttaatcctactttgtaacacaacaaaatgtaggtTTAACACTCGTCTGAAGAAGAGGGAGTGGACCAACGCGCAGCacgtgttcatgatgtttattaaaatctgaacactagaacaaaataacaaagagcaaaaacgacaacaaacagttctgtcaggtgcagacactcaaaacagaaaacaattacccacaaaacacagctgggaaaaagctgcctaagtatgatactcaatcagagacaacgatagacagctgcctctgattgagaaccacacccggcaaaacacacagaaatagaaaacatagaaataaagaaactggAATGCCCACCCGAATCACACCCTggccaacctaaaatagagaataaaagcctctctatggccagggcgtgacagtgggaaaagtcaagaggtgtgaatactttctgaaggcactgtagctgataatataacacgTGAAATGTCTATATTTATGAATGCAATATTTACTGTTAAAATCAAATCTTTTTTTTGGCAATGTTGTTTTGTGTCCTCTCACTTTGacttatttcacttgctttggcaatgtaaacgttTAAACACCTTAAAGTTACAGAAGGCAGAGAAAAAACATCCTAAACGAAATATAAGCATTGATATTAGTTGCCAGGGGTCTTCAACatgattgtgttttgatgtatttgtaataacttaagactttttctggtagatgttttatAACACCCCTtaaagagaaagagcgaggggAAGCTACTCTCCTACAATGAGTCGGACCGTTTGGATGAATCTCTCCCATCACAGAAACATCTGGCTGTGAAACCGGTCCATAAAAGGCCCGTTGGCCGTGTGCGTCATGATTGACTAATTGAGCCCCTTCAAATGACAGCCTTCACAAAATCAAATGTCATCATCACGCAGGTGTATCGACAGAGGCTCATCCATAGTTAAAGAGAAATAGCTATTGCGATGGTTAAATCAGGTCAATCAACAAATCCAAATTCTTTACAGCCCAACTGTATTCCAGATCAAACTAATTGACAATATTAATAAGACCAAACTAATTGACAATACTAATAAGACCAAACTAATTGACAATACTAATAAGACCAAACTAATGGATGATGTCAAAGTGTTACAGATAAACCATGAAGGTGAAATAATTACACCAGCCTCGGTTGTCTTGACAGTTATctgtcaggtggattaaactCTACGTATATTCAATTCAGTGTCTATTAACCATCATCTGTGATGCTATATGCAACAGCTAGTTAAGCAAGCAAACCAGGCAAGGTGCTGTCACAACTGAAGCGCGCATGAGGCTGTTCAGTAAGACATCTTAACCCTCTGCAGTATCAATGAAAAGCTAGGTTGTGAAGGTTCTAAGCACCTAAAAGCTAGACTACATCCAGCTAACACCTATAATGTGGAAAGGCCGATTtcgtttttttacatgttttttttatttgttatttaactAAGGAAAGAtagggcagaatactgccccctttggaggaattgcgtgcccatagtaaacaggaacaaaatctgtcaaaaattgctaatatatgcatataataattattattgaatagaaaacactctaaagcttctaaaaccattcaaattatgtctgtatgtaaagcagaactctcagggcagccattctcccaaactctctcttgtcatcagaaaagttgggccaactttgacgtcatcaccCCCACcattcccaaccagctacggatctgggaacagtttctatctcttcagcgcgatgtctcctTTCAATGGGGCgtttcattgtgagaatcgcacgCTCCCTCGCCCTTTGGCGGGCTAAAACcttcgggtcacgcgaaaatacatgcacttcCATGCGCATGTCGCGTctggagctctctttgttccaggtTTCACCAAACG from Oncorhynchus tshawytscha isolate Ot180627B linkage group LG15, Otsh_v2.0, whole genome shotgun sequence includes the following:
- the LOC121839345 gene encoding repetitive proline-rich cell wall protein 1-like; this translates as MAFWRRGEEICVPDLRPEPLHGSLVTAATQPVLFTPSASFYNLCSSRAPLSGQRRCVSMALEYKMQAPPLSKPPLSKPPLSKPPLSKPPLSKPPLSKPPLSKPPLSKPPLSKPPLSKPPLSKPPLSKPPLSKPPLSKPPLSKPPLSKPPLSKPPLSKPPLSKPPLSKPPLQASALQPPLSKPPLSKPPLSKPPLSKPPLSKPPLSKPPLSKPPLSMPPLSMPPLSMPPLISKQTIKPL